The Ruminococcus bovis genome includes a region encoding these proteins:
- a CDS encoding Ig-like domain-containing protein, whose product MKTKRIVSIILSVLMACSVFAGLSVAADDDANHTYTVVGDAAFLGASWTPNTPADDMALQADGTYKITYTGVAKSDLYTVKVAQDHAWDVSFGATLGEANPANIEFSVPEDNSTVDVILTLQGTRDKDGVTIPDGFVKVLVNGTDAPGKVVPPETAHYVAGEAGLCNGVAWNQADETNKMTKNEDGSYEITIKNVQPKEDGTAYKFKVTTNGAWEPAYGYDGLIVAGGADQELAVTKADSEVRIVLTADLKVKVYVNGEDVTPEPITTESTPAPTQTTNDKGETSAVTSHGGIYTGPTTGGASKRYFFAMPEDWYTFNNATACAYWWEGTDQCNALATEELGGWQHSYQMRATSLKLENGANVYYIDAPADVTTLIFNNGIDGGTKAAEGEQPSINWGKNFQTDNLKLEGYEAGDSASYPDGVTSFENMIYVVDPTQTKVNDYSGATTYGGEWYYLHADGKYDTTAGSTYEVKDVTAVITTKTVSIYPGKTAKINVKYSNTTAQTTKTWASSNKSVATVDQNGVVKGVKAGKATITLTVQNPGDAQALVLTKDVTVKQYVTSIKLNASTKAIYNGKSFTLKATVNPKNAAYKTVTFSSNNTRIATVNSKGVVVGKKPGTAYITVKAKDGSNKSARCKVIVKQQKATKLTISAKKTTTLKKKGASVKIKATLYPSNTYNKQIKVTSSKKGIVKLSASKINSGKTVTVKATKKGSTVVKFTAADGSRKSAQTKVTVKK is encoded by the coding sequence ATGAAAACAAAAAGAATTGTTAGCATTATTCTTTCAGTGCTAATGGCTTGTTCAGTATTTGCAGGCCTATCAGTAGCTGCTGATGATGACGCTAACCACACTTACACAGTTGTAGGTGACGCTGCATTCCTAGGTGCTAGCTGGACTCCTAATACTCCAGCTGACGATATGGCACTTCAGGCAGATGGCACTTACAAAATCACTTATACAGGTGTTGCTAAATCAGATCTATACACAGTAAAGGTTGCTCAGGATCATGCTTGGGATGTATCTTTCGGTGCTACTCTAGGCGAAGCAAACCCTGCAAACATTGAATTCTCAGTTCCAGAAGACAACTCAACAGTTGATGTTATCCTAACTCTTCAGGGTACAAGAGATAAAGACGGCGTTACAATTCCTGACGGTTTTGTTAAGGTACTAGTTAACGGTACAGACGCTCCTGGTAAGGTTGTTCCTCCAGAAACAGCTCATTATGTAGCTGGTGAAGCTGGTCTATGTAACGGTGTTGCTTGGAACCAGGCTGACGAAACAAACAAGATGACTAAGAACGAAGATGGTTCTTACGAAATCACAATCAAGAATGTACAGCCTAAGGAAGACGGCACAGCTTACAAGTTCAAGGTAACAACAAACGGTGCTTGGGAACCAGCTTATGGTTATGACGGTCTAATTGTTGCTGGTGGTGCAGACCAGGAACTAGCTGTAACAAAGGCTGACTCAGAAGTTAGAATCGTTCTAACAGCTGATCTAAAGGTTAAGGTTTATGTAAATGGTGAAGATGTTACTCCAGAACCAATTACAACTGAATCAACTCCAGCTCCTACTCAGACAACAAATGATAAGGGCGAAACAAGTGCAGTTACAAGCCACGGTGGTATCTACACAGGTCCTACAACAGGTGGTGCATCAAAGAGATATTTCTTTGCTATGCCTGAAGATTGGTACACATTCAACAATGCTACAGCATGTGCTTACTGGTGGGAAGGTACTGACCAATGTAACGCTCTAGCTACAGAAGAACTAGGCGGTTGGCAGCACTCATACCAGATGAGAGCTACTTCACTAAAGCTTGAAAACGGCGCAAATGTTTATTACATTGATGCTCCGGCAGACGTTACTACACTTATCTTCAACAACGGTATCGATGGTGGTACAAAGGCAGCTGAAGGCGAACAGCCATCAATCAACTGGGGTAAGAACTTCCAGACAGATAACCTAAAGCTAGAAGGTTATGAAGCAGGCGACAGTGCTAGCTATCCAGATGGCGTTACTTCATTCGAAAACATGATCTACGTTGTTGACCCAACTCAGACTAAGGTAAATGATTACTCAGGTGCTACAACATACGGTGGCGAATGGTATTACCTACATGCTGATGGTAAGTATGACACAACAGCTGGTTCAACTTATGAAGTTAAGGATGTAACTGCTGTTATTACTACAAAGACAGTTTCAATCTACCCAGGTAAGACTGCTAAGATTAATGTTAAGTATTCAAACACAACTGCTCAGACAACAAAGACTTGGGCTTCAAGCAACAAAAGTGTTGCAACTGTAGACCAGAACGGTGTTGTTAAGGGTGTTAAGGCTGGTAAGGCTACAATTACTCTAACAGTTCAGAACCCTGGCGATGCTCAGGCTCTAGTTCTAACTAAGGATGTAACAGTTAAGCAGTATGTAACAAGCATCAAGCTAAACGCTTCAACAAAGGCTATCTACAATGGTAAGTCATTTACTCTAAAGGCTACAGTTAACCCTAAGAACGCTGCTTACAAGACAGTAACATTCTCTTCAAACAACACAAGAATTGCTACAGTTAACTCTAAGGGCGTTGTTGTAGGTAAGAAACCTGGTACTGCTTATATCACAGTTAAGGCTAAAGATGGTAGCAACAAGTCAGCTAGATGCAAGGTTATCGTTAAGCAGCAGAAGGCTACAAAGCTAACAATCTCAGCTAAGAAGACAACTACTCTAAAGAAGAAGGGTGCTTCTGTTAAGATTAAGGCTACTCTATATCCATCTAACACATACAACAAGCAGATTAAGGTTACATCTTCTAAGAAGGGTATCGTTAAGCTATCAGCTTCTAAGATTAACTCCGGTAAGACTGTAACAGTTAAGGCTACTAAGAAGGGTTCAACAGTTGTTAAGTTCACAGCTGCTGACGGTTCTAGAAAGTCTGCTCAGACAAAGGTAACAGTTAAAAAGTAA
- a CDS encoding glucosyltransferase domain-containing protein produces MKIFSNLSRGKIYFLFSAIPVLVMTSIIRGYRVLLFSGILFLGCVLLFMIDKNIKININKSYFDDKYSFVLSLFLATCVFLDFFFEYSKTIPSIVKKLSYIDPKITISIIGIIGIGIGFFAIFVLSKQIKKIFIYLTENLKIYKKHYFIIFSICMIGSLSLIRANFNYIDDAGRVIHGYTLSGDFSRYMSDFLSKILHMNSWLADISPLPQILALAIMSLAGIIAISVITDNKKTSLLSVVAIIPMIINPYFIRCLAYKYDAPYMALSVLLSIVPLLFRQCNKLKYGIFVFISTILVCITYQSSLGIFPIFVIATAFLNFIDKRNDNIIIYILTSAFSYILGLVVFKVFLMQPITQTDAYINPQVSLNKIFINMNKYFNLMNEDLNFIWLLFIYIIAFYFIIYIVLKTKQNKLITLLTLFIFIPVIFSVSFGPYIIFDELPTDPRYMYCIGVLITIIGLPICVEKKYYLCKVVEIMISFSFVVYFLIFGNALSSQKEYADFRNNQIVEAINDSDILKDKKTVQINVKGTIGFSESVENMIEEYPILKKTIPVMLSDSSKWGWGDQKLRQYYKMNLIEAGKQIDNNQKLIIIKDTYFYKIKSNSDRDYLLIELK; encoded by the coding sequence ATGAAAATTTTTAGTAATTTAAGTAGAGGAAAAATATATTTCTTATTTTCTGCTATACCAGTATTAGTAATGACAAGTATTATTAGAGGATATAGAGTATTATTGTTTTCGGGAATATTATTTTTAGGATGTGTTCTCTTATTTATGATTGATAAGAATATAAAAATCAATATAAATAAAAGTTATTTTGATGATAAATATTCGTTTGTTTTGTCTTTGTTTCTCGCTACTTGTGTATTTTTAGACTTCTTTTTTGAGTATAGCAAAACTATACCAAGTATAGTAAAAAAATTATCTTATATTGATCCTAAGATAACCATTTCTATTATAGGGATAATTGGTATTGGTATTGGTTTTTTTGCAATATTTGTTTTATCGAAACAAATAAAAAAGATTTTTATTTATCTAACGGAAAACTTGAAAATATATAAAAAACACTATTTTATTATTTTTAGCATTTGTATGATAGGCTCTTTGTCACTAATAAGAGCTAATTTTAATTATATAGATGATGCGGGAAGGGTAATACATGGATATACACTTTCTGGTGATTTTAGTAGATATATGTCCGATTTTTTATCTAAGATATTACATATGAATTCTTGGCTGGCAGATATTTCTCCATTACCGCAGATATTAGCTTTGGCTATTATGTCTTTAGCAGGAATTATAGCTATTTCTGTAATAACTGATAATAAAAAAACTAGTTTGCTATCTGTTGTTGCAATTATACCGATGATTATAAATCCATATTTCATAAGATGTTTAGCTTATAAATATGATGCACCGTATATGGCGTTATCTGTATTATTATCTATAGTACCATTATTGTTTAGACAGTGCAATAAATTAAAGTATGGAATTTTTGTTTTTATAAGTACAATCTTAGTGTGTATTACATATCAATCATCACTAGGTATTTTTCCGATCTTTGTTATTGCAACAGCTTTTCTTAATTTTATTGATAAAAGAAATGATAATATTATAATATATATTTTAACATCCGCATTTTCATATATATTAGGGTTAGTTGTGTTTAAAGTCTTTTTGATGCAACCTATAACACAAACAGATGCATACATAAATCCACAGGTTTCTTTAAATAAAATATTTATTAATATGAATAAATATTTTAATTTGATGAATGAAGATTTAAATTTTATATGGTTGTTGTTTATTTACATAATAGCTTTTTATTTTATTATTTATATAGTGTTAAAAACAAAGCAAAATAAATTAATAACATTATTAACTCTATTTATTTTTATACCTGTAATATTTAGTGTATCTTTTGGCCCATATATTATCTTTGATGAATTACCAACTGATCCTCGATATATGTATTGCATAGGAGTTCTAATAACAATTATAGGATTACCTATTTGTGTAGAAAAAAAGTATTACTTATGTAAAGTAGTAGAGATTATGATTAGTTTTTCTTTTGTTGTCTATTTTTTGATTTTTGGAAATGCTTTATCATCACAAAAAGAATATGCAGATTTTAGAAATAATCAAATCGTTGAAGCTATAAATGATAGTGATATTTTAAAAGATAAAAAAACGGTACAAATAAATGTTAAGGGTACAATTGGCTTTAGTGAATCAGTTGAAAATATGATTGAAGAATATCCGATTTTGAAGAAAACTATACCAGTTATGCTTAGTGATTCCAGTAAATGGGGTTGGGGTGATCAAAAATTAAGACAATATTATAAAATGAATTTAATAGAAGCAGGTAAACAAATTGATAATAATCAAAAATTAATCATTATAAAAGATACCTATTTTTATAAAATAAAAAGTAATAGTGATAGAGATTATCTATTAATTGAGTTAAAATAA
- a CDS encoding GtrA family protein encodes MKDFIKQFFDIKFWKFILVGILNTVVGNGLMFIFYNFTPIKDLDSVFSSGGYWVSSALGYIIGSIVSYILNKHFTFQNKEKGIKPILKFSLNIAVCYFLAYGLAKPFTLWILSGQSKTIQSNIAMLVGMCLFVAFNYIGQRFFAFKEKEETK; translated from the coding sequence ATGAAAGACTTTATCAAACAATTTTTTGACATTAAGTTTTGGAAATTTATTTTAGTCGGTATTCTTAACACAGTAGTTGGTAACGGACTAATGTTCATTTTCTACAACTTCACACCAATTAAAGACCTTGATTCTGTATTTAGCAGTGGTGGTTACTGGGTAAGTTCAGCACTTGGTTACATAATCGGTAGTATTGTCAGCTATATTCTAAACAAGCACTTTACTTTCCAAAACAAAGAAAAGGGCATTAAACCAATTCTAAAATTCTCACTAAATATTGCTGTTTGCTACTTCCTGGCTTATGGTCTTGCAAAGCCATTTACACTATGGATTCTATCAGGTCAAAGCAAAACAATTCAAAGCAATATTGCAATGTTAGTTGGTATGTGCCTATTCGTAGCATTTAACTATATCGGTCAAAGATTCTTCGCTTTTAAAGAAAAAGAAGAAACAAAATAA
- a CDS encoding acyl-CoA dehydratase activase-related protein, giving the protein MRLGLDIGSTTIKCVVLDDNNKLLYSTYERHYSQITTKIGEILTRVRKEIDGVENALVAMSGSAGMGVAEQCDITFVQEVYATRVATNTFIPGTDVVIELGGEDAKILFLSGGMEVRMNGTCAGGTGAFIDQMATLLNVPLEEMNDLAKGYEKTYTIASRCGVFAKTDIQPLLNQGARKADIAQSIFHAVVNQTVAGLAQGREIEGNVVYLGGPLTFMEELRKAFDEELGTKGTCPENSLYYVACGAALCAESTINFDEIIEKVSHYTGSGNFAFNPPLFKNEEEYEQFKARHAKATVKEVPLEDYDGDCYIGMDAGSTTVKAVVMGENGELLYSKYLSNSGNPVPIIKDFLNELYDKKPNIKIKSSAVTGYGEDIIKNAFCVDYGIVETVAHFTAAKSFMPDVEFVIDIGGQDIKCFKVHNGAIDNIFLNEACSSGCGSFLQTFANALGYSIQDFAQLGIFGKHPVDLGSRCTVFMNSSVKQAQKDGATIEDISSGLSLSVVKNALYKVIRASGPDELGKKIVVQGGTFLNDAVLRAFEQEMGVNVVRPTISGLMGAYGAAMYAQSKSQGSTEGSTLLKKPDLENFVHEIKVVNCGMCNNNCRLTVNTFADGRKFIAGNRCERPITKKSPDESLNMYEYKLKVLREYKPVKGSRGKIGIPMGLNMFELLPFWHRFFTELGFEVIRSPFSTRKLYQKGQQTIPSDTVCFPAKLMHGHVKALIDMGVDTIFYPCMSYNIDEHLGDNHYNCPVVAYYPEVIYNNMKEVHNVTFIKDYFGIHRPKDFYKKAYEDLSKYFPDLTQKEVKNAAKCAYEEYDNYFAKIRQHGNEIIEKAEKEGKDIIVLSGRPYHIDPEINHGISKMIASFGVAIVSEDCVSDRVEKFKVGVLNQWTYHSRLYAAAKYVSTRKDMNLVQLVSFGCGVDAITTDEVRDILEKNGKIYTQIKIDEITNLGAVKIRIRSLLAAIGK; this is encoded by the coding sequence ATGAGATTAGGTCTTGATATTGGCTCAACAACAATTAAGTGTGTTGTGCTAGATGATAATAACAAACTACTATATAGTACATATGAAAGACATTACAGCCAGATTACAACAAAAATCGGTGAAATTCTTACTAGGGTAAGAAAGGAAATTGATGGTGTTGAAAATGCACTAGTTGCAATGTCAGGTTCAGCAGGTATGGGTGTTGCTGAACAGTGTGATATTACTTTCGTTCAGGAAGTTTATGCAACAAGAGTTGCTACAAATACATTTATTCCGGGTACAGATGTTGTTATTGAACTTGGTGGTGAAGATGCCAAGATTCTGTTCCTATCCGGTGGTATGGAAGTTCGTATGAACGGTACTTGTGCCGGTGGTACAGGTGCATTTATTGACCAGATGGCTACTTTGCTAAATGTACCTCTTGAAGAAATGAATGACCTTGCTAAAGGTTATGAAAAAACATATACAATTGCATCTCGTTGTGGTGTTTTTGCTAAGACAGATATTCAGCCACTGCTTAACCAAGGTGCAAGAAAAGCTGATATTGCTCAGAGTATTTTCCATGCAGTTGTTAACCAAACTGTTGCAGGTCTTGCTCAAGGTAGAGAAATTGAGGGTAATGTTGTTTACCTAGGTGGTCCTCTTACATTTATGGAAGAACTTCGCAAGGCTTTTGATGAAGAACTTGGAACTAAGGGTACTTGTCCTGAAAATTCTCTATACTATGTTGCTTGTGGTGCAGCTTTATGTGCTGAAAGTACTATTAATTTTGATGAAATTATTGAGAAGGTTAGCCATTATACAGGTAGTGGCAACTTTGCCTTTAACCCTCCTCTATTTAAAAATGAAGAAGAATATGAACAGTTTAAGGCTCGTCATGCAAAAGCTACTGTAAAGGAAGTTCCTTTGGAAGATTATGACGGTGACTGCTATATTGGTATGGATGCCGGTTCTACAACTGTTAAGGCAGTTGTTATGGGTGAAAACGGTGAACTGCTATATTCAAAGTACCTTTCAAACAGTGGTAACCCTGTTCCTATTATTAAAGATTTCTTAAATGAATTATATGATAAAAAGCCTAACATAAAGATTAAGTCTTCAGCCGTAACAGGTTATGGTGAAGATATTATTAAGAATGCTTTTTGTGTTGATTACGGTATTGTTGAAACAGTTGCTCACTTTACTGCTGCAAAAAGTTTTATGCCTGATGTTGAATTTGTTATTGACATTGGTGGTCAGGATATTAAGTGTTTCAAGGTGCATAACGGTGCAATTGATAACATTTTCCTAAATGAAGCTTGTTCTTCAGGTTGTGGTTCATTCCTACAGACATTTGCAAATGCTCTTGGCTACTCAATTCAAGACTTTGCTCAGTTAGGTATCTTTGGTAAACATCCTGTTGACCTAGGTTCAAGATGTACTGTATTTATGAATTCATCTGTAAAACAGGCTCAGAAAGACGGTGCTACTATTGAAGATATTTCAAGTGGTCTTTCTCTTTCTGTTGTTAAGAATGCTCTTTATAAAGTTATCAGAGCATCAGGTCCGGATGAACTTGGCAAGAAAATTGTTGTTCAAGGTGGTACATTCCTAAATGATGCTGTACTTCGTGCATTTGAACAAGAAATGGGTGTTAATGTTGTAAGACCTACCATCTCAGGTCTTATGGGTGCTTATGGTGCTGCTATGTATGCACAGAGTAAGTCACAAGGTTCTACTGAAGGTAGCACACTTCTAAAGAAACCTGACTTAGAGAACTTTGTTCACGAAATTAAGGTTGTAAACTGTGGTATGTGTAACAACAACTGCCGACTAACAGTAAATACTTTTGCTGATGGCAGAAAGTTTATTGCAGGTAACAGATGTGAAAGACCTATCACTAAGAAATCACCTGATGAAAGTTTAAATATGTATGAGTACAAGCTAAAGGTACTTAGAGAATATAAACCTGTTAAGGGTAGCAGAGGCAAAATCGGTATCCCTATGGGTCTTAATATGTTTGAACTATTGCCATTCTGGCATAGATTCTTTACAGAGCTGGGCTTTGAAGTTATCAGAAGTCCATTCTCAACTCGTAAGCTATATCAAAAAGGTCAGCAGACTATCCCTAGTGATACTGTTTGTTTCCCTGCAAAGTTAATGCATGGCCATGTTAAGGCTCTTATTGATATGGGTGTTGATACAATCTTCTATCCTTGTATGTCATACAATATTGATGAACACCTAGGTGATAACCACTACAACTGTCCTGTTGTTGCTTATTATCCTGAAGTTATTTATAACAATATGAAAGAAGTTCACAATGTTACATTTATCAAAGATTACTTTGGTATTCATCGTCCAAAGGACTTCTATAAAAAGGCATATGAGGACCTTTCAAAGTACTTCCCTGACTTAACTCAAAAGGAAGTTAAGAATGCTGCAAAGTGTGCTTATGAAGAATATGACAACTACTTTGCAAAGATTCGTCAGCACGGTAATGAAATTATTGAAAAGGCTGAAAAAGAAGGCAAGGATATTATTGTTCTTTCCGGTCGTCCATATCACATTGACCCTGAAATTAACCATGGTATCAGCAAGATGATTGCTTCATTTGGTGTTGCTATTGTTTCAGAAGATTGTGTTTCTGACAGAGTAGAAAAGTTCAAGGTTGGTGTTCTAAACCAGTGGACTTACCATAGCCGTTTATATGCTGCTGCAAAGTATGTTAGCACAAGAAAAGATATGAACCTTGTACAGCTTGTATCATTTGGTTGTGGTGTTGACGCTATTACAACTGATGAAGTTAGAGATATTCTTGAAAAGAATGGCAAGATTTATACACAGATTAAGATTGACGAAATTACAAACCTTGGTGCAGTAAAAATCCGTATTCGTTCCTTACTTGCAGCCATCGGCAAATAA
- a CDS encoding DDE-type integrase/transposase/recombinase, whose protein sequence is MITQEAKKKQAVVKYAIRKGKSKASRMYGVSLSSVKRWCKQYDGTWQSLLPKSHRPHSHPNRHTKREERQIRNSFKKCYERYGWDGVYSDLKRKGYTRSYSGMIYAAKRMGLVKYKKTKKKSRKHRRYPELLIPGEKVQIDVKEVPYNCLRGKALRDGKHFYQWTAIDECTRMRFVYGFEEHTPENSTKFLKMLLKEFPFKIQTIQTDNGIEFTYKYQSSEVKSPFEIELNKLGINHKLIPPRTPWHNGKVERSHRNDQRYFYEWETFRNIEELNTKLKGHLEWSNNKTMRTLDYKSPMQLLSEKLELKSIH, encoded by the coding sequence ATGATAACACAAGAAGCAAAGAAAAAGCAAGCGGTAGTAAAATACGCAATAAGAAAAGGAAAAAGCAAAGCAAGTAGAATGTACGGTGTAAGTCTTTCAAGCGTAAAGAGATGGTGTAAACAATATGACGGTACCTGGCAATCGCTATTGCCTAAATCACACAGACCACATAGTCATCCTAACAGGCACACAAAAAGAGAAGAAAGACAAATTAGAAATTCTTTCAAAAAGTGCTATGAAAGATATGGATGGGATGGAGTATACAGTGATTTAAAGAGAAAAGGATATACAAGAAGCTACTCAGGAATGATATATGCAGCTAAAAGAATGGGCTTAGTAAAATATAAAAAGACCAAGAAAAAGAGCCGTAAGCATAGAAGATATCCGGAACTGTTAATACCTGGAGAAAAGGTGCAGATAGATGTAAAAGAAGTGCCATATAATTGCTTAAGAGGTAAGGCTTTAAGGGACGGAAAGCATTTTTATCAATGGACTGCAATAGATGAATGTACAAGGATGAGATTTGTATATGGGTTTGAAGAACATACACCTGAAAACTCAACCAAATTCTTGAAAATGTTATTGAAAGAATTTCCGTTTAAAATACAGACTATTCAAACAGATAACGGAATAGAGTTCACATATAAATATCAGAGCAGTGAAGTGAAAAGTCCTTTTGAAATAGAATTAAACAAACTAGGTATAAATCATAAATTAATACCACCACGAACACCTTGGCACAACGGAAAGGTAGAAAGAAGTCATAGAAACGACCAAAGATATTTCTATGAATGGGAAACATTCAGAAATATTGAAGAATTAAACACAAAATTAAAAGGACATTTGG
- a CDS encoding glycosyltransferase family 2 protein — MSLIDIVVPCYNEEAGLRHFVEVTNSVIEGIPEHKFRYILVNDGSKDKTYLIMKELANQFDNIKYISFSRNFGKEAAMYAGFQHTSGDYVIVMDADLQHPPQMFPEMIKEVTENGYDCCALRRTAREGESKFRETFSKLFFRIQNALSETKMPYGAVDYRIMTRQMVDSILELSEAQRFSKGLFSWVGFNTKWLPFKTVDRELGQTTWSFWKLFKYALDGITSFSVAPLRFISGMGIVIFIIAFIYIIITLIQTLIFGIDVPGYATTLMVTLFMGGIMEFSIGIVGEYLGRIFIETKDRPIYIIHHTNFDEDEKETKEKND, encoded by the coding sequence ATGAGTTTAATTGACATTGTAGTACCTTGTTATAACGAAGAAGCAGGTCTTAGACATTTTGTTGAAGTTACCAACTCAGTTATAGAGGGTATTCCTGAACATAAATTTAGATATATACTTGTCAATGACGGTAGCAAGGACAAGACTTACCTTATTATGAAAGAACTTGCTAATCAATTTGACAACATTAAATACATTTCATTCTCAAGAAATTTTGGCAAAGAGGCTGCTATGTATGCAGGTTTTCAGCACACTAGTGGTGACTATGTTATTGTTATGGATGCCGACTTACAACATCCACCACAGATGTTCCCTGAAATGATTAAGGAAGTAACAGAAAACGGTTATGACTGTTGTGCATTAAGAAGAACTGCTAGGGAAGGTGAAAGCAAGTTTAGAGAAACATTCTCAAAGCTGTTTTTTCGTATTCAAAATGCACTTTCCGAAACAAAAATGCCTTATGGTGCAGTTGACTACCGTATTATGACAAGACAAATGGTTGATTCTATTCTTGAACTTTCTGAGGCTCAGCGTTTCAGCAAAGGTCTTTTCAGTTGGGTAGGTTTCAATACCAAATGGCTACCATTTAAAACTGTAGACAGAGAACTTGGACAAACCACATGGAGTTTTTGGAAACTGTTTAAATATGCTCTTGATGGCATTACCAGTTTTTCGGTAGCACCACTTAGATTTATCAGTGGTATGGGTATTGTAATCTTTATCATTGCCTTTATCTATATTATTATTACCTTAATTCAGACCTTGATTTTTGGTATTGATGTTCCCGGTTATGCCACAACATTAATGGTAACTCTATTTATGGGTGGTATTATGGAATTTTCTATTGGTATTGTTGGTGAATATTTAGGTAGAATTTTCATTGAAACCAAGGACAGACCTATTTATATTATTCATCACACCAATTTTGATGAAGATGAAAAAGAAACTAAGGAGAAAAATGATTAA
- a CDS encoding 2-hydroxyacyl-CoA dehydratase, protein MAKLVYDKDGRLMYTKEMNDEGYKILVPMMMPVHFGILMDAFRHEGYNVELLDTDGPEIAQTGLKYVHNDTCYPAILVIGQLINALESGKYDLNKTALMITQTGGGCRASNYIHLLRKGLKKAGLEQIPVISLNLSGLEKNPGFKISLPLIRRVIAGLVYGDVLMSVRNQTKPYEVNKGEADALVLKWQNKLAKDFNEGKNYRFKDMSRILDEICLEFSQIKKTDEKKIRVGVVGEIYVKYARLGNNDLEQFLYDQGCEVCLPGVMGFAAFKIDNRIEDIKLYGGSKAKKKVCELMLDYVSKTEDMMIASTTKYGFQPPSKYAHTKSLIDGVIGFGSKMGEGWLLTAEMLELAETGFENIVCTQPFGCLPNHINGKGMIRRIKEINPKANIVAIDYDPGAPRVNQENRIKLMLAVAREELDKRVSVKADSKKSKKVDRRKILQNK, encoded by the coding sequence ATGGCAAAACTTGTTTATGATAAAGACGGTCGTCTAATGTATACTAAAGAAATGAATGACGAAGGTTACAAGATTCTTGTACCTATGATGATGCCTGTTCATTTTGGTATTCTAATGGATGCTTTCCGTCATGAAGGTTACAATGTTGAGCTACTTGATACTGATGGTCCGGAAATTGCTCAAACCGGTCTAAAGTATGTACATAACGACACTTGCTATCCTGCTATTTTGGTTATTGGTCAGTTGATTAATGCACTTGAAAGTGGCAAATATGACTTAAATAAAACTGCATTGATGATTACCCAAACAGGTGGTGGTTGTCGTGCATCTAACTACATTCACCTACTAAGAAAGGGTCTTAAAAAGGCAGGTTTGGAGCAGATTCCTGTTATTTCACTTAACCTTTCAGGTCTTGAGAAAAACCCGGGTTTTAAGATTTCTTTACCACTAATCAGACGAGTTATTGCCGGTCTTGTTTATGGTGATGTGCTTATGTCTGTTCGTAATCAGACTAAGCCTTATGAGGTTAATAAGGGTGAGGCTGATGCTTTAGTTCTAAAGTGGCAGAACAAACTTGCTAAGGACTTTAACGAAGGTAAGAACTATCGTTTCAAGGATATGTCTAGAATTCTTGATGAAATTTGTCTTGAATTTTCTCAGATTAAAAAGACTGATGAAAAGAAAATTCGTGTTGGTGTAGTTGGGGAAATTTATGTTAAATATGCCAGACTTGGTAACAATGATCTAGAGCAGTTCCTATATGACCAAGGTTGTGAAGTTTGTCTTCCCGGGGTTATGGGCTTTGCAGCATTTAAAATTGATAACCGTATTGAAGATATTAAACTTTATGGTGGTAGCAAAGCAAAGAAAAAAGTTTGTGAACTTATGCTTGATTATGTATCTAAAACTGAGGATATGATGATTGCATCTACTACAAAGTACGGTTTTCAGCCACCATCAAAATACGCTCATACAAAGAGCCTTATTGACGGTGTTATCGGTTTTGGTTCGAAGATGGGTGAAGGTTGGCTACTAACTGCCGAAATGCTTGAACTTGCTGAAACAGGCTTTGAAAACATTGTTTGTACTCAGCCATTCGGTTGTCTACCAAACCATATTAACGGTAAGGGTATGATTAGAAGAATTAAGGAAATCAACCCTAAGGCAAATATTGTTGCTATTGATTATGATCCGGGTGCTCCAAGAGTTAACCAAGAAAACAGAATTAAGCTAATGCTTGCAGTTGCAAGAGAAGAACTTGATAAGAGAGTTTCTGTTAAAGCCGATAGCAAGAAAAGTAAAAAAGTTGACAGAAGAAAGATTCTTCAAAATAAATAA